A window of the Cicer arietinum cultivar CDC Frontier isolate Library 1 chromosome 6, Cicar.CDCFrontier_v2.0, whole genome shotgun sequence genome harbors these coding sequences:
- the LOC101495469 gene encoding uncharacterized protein: protein MESEFSVELQSETFKVLSSNDDTAMETLFSHLYPNPPQNQNQQQQKSQALTFLQCCKYHHPDLLMIKLFFLLTSSPETYTRTNAARALLFVQPSQLWPKLRPQAQSRLQAHFINYLTEETSTHVLRLASLILSQTVSVIYQSHQQWHEILDFLLNSVNSNDEKIREFALLVFSSLSNDCRLIIYKTLTDKVRFLHSSFLSSLSSRNPDVQVASFRAVVSLIRLFSDPPLFHELLRAMMVGVFALLHSFERSYFKNAFAELVKLVSCEPVLLKPYLSDMVLDALQIAENNGVRDETHRLAFELVLAMTELKECEQTLVNLPYETVVRLFIVPMKTLVLSVKDDGNGNNELEEEKGGDDDDDDVYEFGIKCLKKLCVGLGGSKVVAVAYEMLSNYLESTDWKTRHAGITLLTVIAKEYSDEMVLMENFLAEMVNKILKLFQDSHVQVRLAAFSLMEMPIGFVQVAQILYHHRFVQAFPIALGSDQDNKVKEQAASAMLFFLKNTVPESLASYQDANTVISKLLSILQDKGSDKQRSIALSTFNIVAQRCHEVAHKHFANYLPXLLEACSDKNSKIKKEAARGIRICAEFGTPHFKPFISIILSELGNLMKDPNRSISENAKACDVAVSALGRICEFHRDTIDGSTIVPAWLSFLPLKEDLVEAKIMHEQLCLMVARLDKDLLGAGNQNLVKIIAVFLEVIENGDKLATAQTINHMNNLLRQIGQNIPPSAFDTILLSLNPQQRELLLPFIPSF, encoded by the exons ATGGAATCTGAATTCTCTGTGGAATTACAATCCGAAACATTTAAGGTCCTAAGTTCCAACGACGACACCGCCATGGAAACACTCTTCTCTCATCTTTACCCTAACCCTCCTCAAAACCAaaaccaacaacaacaaaaatctcaAGCACTCACATTTCTCCAATGTTGTAAATACCACCACCCCGATCTCCTCATGATCAAGCTCTTTTTTCTTCTAACATCCAGTCCCGAAACCTACACGCGCACAAATGCCGCACGCGCTCTTCTTTTCGTCCAACCGTCACAACTCTGGCCCAAATTACGTCCCCAGGCCCAATCACGCCTACAGGCCCATTTCATAAACTATCTAACCGAAGAAACTTCAACCCACGTCCTTAGACTCGCGTCACTCATCCTTTCTCAAACCGTTTCCGTTATTTATCAATCCCATCAACAATGGCACGAAATCCTCGATTTCCTTCTCAACTCCGTTAATTCAAACGACGAAAAAATTCGCGAATTCGCGCTTCTAGTCTTCTCATCACTCTCAAACGACTGTCgtttaataatttacaaaacTCTAACCGACAAAGTTCGATTTCTTCACTCGTCGTTTTTATCTTCTCTCTCTTCTCGTAACCCTGACGTTCAAGTAGCGTCGTTTAGAGCAGTTGTGAGTTTAATCCGTTTGTTTTCCGATCCACCGCTTTTTCACGAACTTCTAAGAGCGATGATGGTTGGCGTTTTTGCACTGTTACATAGCTTCGAAAGAAGCTATTTCAAAAACGCGTTTGCGGAGTTGGTTAAGCTTGTTTCTTGTGAGCCTGTTCTGTTGAAGCCTTACTTGAGTGATATGGTTCTCGATGCACTACAAATCGCGGAGAATAACGGCGTTAGAGATGAAACGCATCGTTTGGCTTTTGAATTGGTTCTCGCGATGACCGAGTTGAAGGAATGTGAGCAGACGCTGGTTAATCTTCCGTATGAGACGGTGGTTAGGTTATTTATTGTTCCAATGAAGACGCTAGTTTTGTCCGTTAAAGATGACGGTAACGGTAACAATGaattggaagaagaaaaaggaggagatgatgatgatgatgatgtgtatGAATTTGGAATAAAGTGTTTGAAGAAGCTTTGTGTTGGACTTGGAGGGAGTAAAGTTGTGGCTGTTGCTTATGAAATGTTGTCGAATTACTTGGAGTCCACAGATTGGAAAACGAGACATGCAGGAATTACATTGCTCACTGTCATTGCCAAAGAGTACTCTGACGAAATG GTATTGATGGAAAATTTTCTAGCAGAAATggtaaacaaaattttgaagttATTCCAAGACTCCCATGTTCAAGTTCGGTTGGCAGCTTTTAGTTTGATGGAGATGCCTATAGGCTTTGTCCAAGTAGCACAAATTCTTTATCATCATAGGTTTGTGCAGGCTTTTCCCATTGCACTTGGCAGTGATCAGGACAACAAAGTGAAG GAACAAGCTGCCTCAGcaatgttattctttttaaaGAACACTGTTCCAGAAAGCTTAGCATCGTACCAGGATGCGAATACTGTAATAAGCAAATTGTTATCAATACTTCAG GATAAAGGAAGTGATAAGCAAAGAAGTATTGCTTTGTCAACTTTTAACATAGTTGCACAACGTTGTCATGAAGTAGCTCACAA GCATTTTGCAAATTATCTTCCNN TCTTACTGGAAGCATGCAGTgacaaaaattctaaaataaaaaag GAGGCAGCACGGGGAATTCGAATTTGTGCTGAGTTTGGAACACCGCATTTCAAGCCTTTTATCAGTA TTATACTATCGGAACTCGGTAATTTAATGAAAGATCCAAATCGATCAATTTCAGAGAATGCAAAAGCATGTGATGTTGCAGTTTCTGCTCTTGGAAGAATTTGTGAATTCCATCGTGATACCATTGATGGCTCTACG ATTGTTCCTGCCTGGCTAAGTTTCTTGCCACTTAAAGAAGATTTGGTTGAAGCCAAAATTATGCATGAACAGCTCTGTTTGATGGTTGCAAG ATTAGATAAGGATCTTTTAGGAGCCGGTAATCAAAACCTTGTTAAGATTATTGCAGTGTTTCTTGAA GTTATTGAAAATGGTGACAAATTGGCTACAGCACAAACAATCAACCACATGAATAATTTGCTGAGACAAATTGGGCAAAACATTCCTCCCAGTGCGTTTGACACAATTTTACTGTCATTGAATCCTCAACAAAGGGAATTACTACTGCCATTTATACCATCATTCTAG
- the LOC101495145 gene encoding uncharacterized oxidoreductase At4g09670-like has product MSEVRFGILGCANIARKVARAIALAPNATLYAIASRSIQKAEKFAAENSLPASVRVYGSYDEVVEDSGVDAVYLPLPTSLHVRWAVTAASKKKHVLVEKPAALDVAELDRILEACESNGVQFMDGAMWLHHPRTAHMEHLLSDSNSNGIGTVHFIHSTSTMPTTQEFLENNIRVKPELDALGALGDLAWYCIGASLWAKGYKLPTTVTALPDTTRNAGGVTLSISASLQWDQPNKTVANIHCSFLSHTSMDLAICGSNGSINLKDFIIPYKETSAKFDFTFGAKFVDLHIGWNVRPEEVHVDNKLPQEALMVQEFARLVASIKDCGSQPSRNWPEISRKTQLVVDAVKKSLDLGCKPVVL; this is encoded by the exons atgagCGAGGTGCGTTTTGGCATCTTAGGCTGCGCCAACATCGCTAGAAAAGTGGCTAGAGCCATTGCTCTTGCTCCCAACGCTACTCTCTACGCCATCGCAAGCCGTTCCATACAAAAGGCGGAGAAATTCGCCGCCGAAAACAGCTTACCGGCTAGCGTGAGGGTGTATGGTAGCTACGATGAGGTTGTGGAGGATTCAGGTGTGGACGCAGTGTATCTTCCCCTCCCTACGAGTTTGCACGTGCGATGGGCGGTTACTGCTGCGAGTAAGAAGAAACATGTGTTGGTGGAGAAGCCTGCGGCTCTTGATGTGGCTGAACTTGATCGGATCTTAGAAGCTTGTGAATCCAACGGCGTGCAGTTTATGGATGGTGCTATGTGGTTGCATCATCCTAGGACCGCTCACATGGAACACTTGCTCTCTGATTCTAATTCCAATGGTATCGGAACCGTCCATTTT ATCCATAGCACATCCACAATGCCAACAACACAAGAATTCTTGGAGAATAACATTCGAGTAAAGCCAGAGTTGGATGCTCTTGGTGCACTTGGTGACTTGGCATGGTACTGCATTGGTGCATCCTTGTGGGCAAAGGGCTACAAACTACCAACCACCGTCACCGCGCTTCCCGACACCACCCGAAACGCTGGCGGAGTCACGTTGTCAATCTCAGCTTCTTTGCAATGGGACCAACCTAATAAAACAGTGGCTAATATTCACTGCTCATTCCTTTCTCACACGTCCATGGATTTAGCTATATGTGGTTCCAATGGGTCAATTAATCTAAAGGACTTCATAATCCCATACAAAGAGACTAGTGCAAAATTTGACTTCACATTTGGTGCAAAATTTGTTGATCTTCACATTGGATGGAATGTGAGACCAGAGGAAGTTCACGTGGACAATAAGCTCCCACAAGAAGCTTTGATGGTGCAAGAGTTTGCTAGGCTTGTTGCAAGTATTAAAGATTGTGGATCTCAACCTTCTAGAAATTGGCCTGAAATTAGTAGAAAAACTCAATTGGTAGTTGATGCTGTGAAGAAGTCCCTAGACCTTGGCTGTAAACCTGTTGTCTTGTAG